Proteins encoded together in one Pseudomonas sp. Seg1 window:
- a CDS encoding acetyl-CoA C-acetyltransferase, which produces MSQLRRVAIIGGNRIPFARSNGPYATASNQAMLTAALEGLIERYNLHGQRIGEVVAGAVLKLSRDMNLTRECVLGSRLSPTTPAYDIQQACGTGLEAALLVANKIALGQIDSGIAGGVDTTSDAPISVSEGLRKILLQANRAKTTGDKLKTFLQLRPQHLIPEFPRNGEARTGLSMGQHCELMAQTWQIPREEQDQLALESHHKLAASYSEGWHNDLMTPFLGLTRDNNLRPDLTLEKLASLKPAFEKSAKGTLTAGNSTPLTDGASVVLLGSEEWAKERGLPILAYLRDGEAAAVDFVNGAEGLLMAPVYAVPRLLARNGLTLQDFDYYEIHEAFAAQVLCTLKAWDDPEYCKTRLGLDAPLGSIDRSRLNVKGSSLAAGHPFAATGGRIVANLAKLLDAAGKGRGLISICAAGGQGVTAIIER; this is translated from the coding sequence ATGAGTCAGCTGCGCCGCGTCGCGATCATCGGCGGTAACCGTATCCCTTTCGCCCGTTCCAACGGACCGTACGCTACCGCCAGCAATCAGGCGATGCTCACCGCCGCCCTCGAAGGCCTGATCGAACGCTACAACCTGCACGGCCAGCGCATCGGCGAGGTCGTGGCGGGCGCGGTGCTTAAATTGTCACGGGATATGAACCTGACCCGCGAATGCGTACTTGGCTCGCGCCTGTCTCCGACCACCCCGGCCTATGACATCCAGCAAGCCTGCGGCACCGGCCTGGAAGCGGCGCTGCTGGTGGCGAACAAAATCGCCCTTGGCCAGATCGACAGTGGCATTGCTGGCGGCGTCGACACTACCTCGGACGCGCCGATCAGCGTCAGCGAGGGTTTGCGCAAGATCCTCCTGCAAGCCAACCGCGCCAAGACCACCGGCGACAAACTCAAAACTTTCCTGCAACTGCGCCCCCAGCACCTGATCCCGGAATTCCCGCGCAATGGCGAAGCGCGCACCGGCCTGTCGATGGGCCAGCACTGTGAGCTGATGGCGCAGACCTGGCAGATTCCCCGCGAAGAGCAGGATCAACTGGCCCTGGAAAGCCATCACAAACTGGCCGCGTCCTACAGCGAAGGCTGGCACAACGATTTGATGACGCCGTTCCTCGGCCTGACCCGCGACAACAATCTGCGCCCGGACCTGACCCTGGAAAAACTCGCGTCGCTGAAACCGGCCTTCGAAAAAAGCGCAAAAGGTACGCTGACGGCGGGCAACTCCACGCCGCTCACCGATGGCGCTTCGGTGGTGTTACTCGGCAGTGAGGAATGGGCGAAAGAGCGCGGCTTGCCGATTCTCGCTTACCTGCGCGACGGCGAAGCGGCGGCGGTGGATTTCGTCAATGGTGCCGAGGGCCTGCTGATGGCGCCGGTTTATGCAGTGCCACGGTTGCTGGCGCGTAACGGGCTGACCTTGCAGGACTTCGACTACTACGAAATTCATGAGGCGTTCGCTGCGCAGGTTTTGTGCACGCTCAAGGCCTGGGACGATCCTGAATACTGCAAAACCCGTCTGGGGCTGGATGCGCCGTTGGGTTCGATCGACCGCAGCCGGCTTAATGTCAAAGGCAGTTCGCTGGCGGCGGGGCATCCGTTTGCCGCGACGGGTGGGCGGATTGTTGCGAATCTGGCGAAGTTGCTGGATGCGGCGGGCAAGGGCCGGGGGCTGATTTCGATTTGCGCCGCGGGCGGCCAGGGCGTCACTGCCATCATTGAAAGATAA
- a CDS encoding PA4780 family RIO1-like protein kinase — protein MKTPKRIEPLIEDGLVDEVLRPLMSGKEAAVYVVRCGNQLRCAKVYKEANKRSFRQAAEYQEGRKVRNSRQARAMAKGSKFGRKETEDAWQNAEVAALFRLAGAGVRVPKPYDFLDGVLLMELVADEFGDAAPRLNDVVLEPDQAREYHAFLISQIVLMLCTGLVHGDLSEFNVLLTPTGPVIIDLPQAVDAAGNNHAFSMLERDVGNMASYFGRFAPELKTTKYAKEMWALYEAGTLHPNSVLTGEFDDPEDLADVGGVLREIEAARLDEERKQAIRAADDEPKGKSDEPPPPPWMQ, from the coding sequence ATGAAGACTCCAAAACGCATTGAACCCCTGATCGAGGACGGTCTGGTCGACGAAGTGCTGCGCCCACTGATGAGTGGTAAAGAAGCAGCTGTTTATGTGGTGCGCTGCGGCAATCAGTTACGTTGCGCAAAGGTCTACAAGGAGGCGAACAAACGTAGTTTCCGCCAGGCGGCCGAGTATCAGGAAGGCCGCAAGGTTCGCAACAGCCGACAGGCCCGAGCGATGGCCAAAGGCTCCAAGTTCGGTCGCAAAGAGACCGAGGATGCCTGGCAGAACGCCGAGGTGGCGGCGCTGTTTCGTCTGGCCGGTGCCGGTGTGCGCGTGCCGAAACCGTACGACTTCCTCGATGGCGTATTGTTGATGGAACTGGTGGCCGACGAATTCGGCGACGCCGCGCCGCGTCTGAACGACGTGGTGCTGGAGCCGGATCAGGCCCGCGAGTATCACGCGTTCCTGATTTCGCAGATCGTGCTGATGTTGTGTACCGGTCTGGTGCACGGTGACCTCTCCGAGTTCAACGTGCTGCTGACACCGACCGGCCCGGTCATCATCGACCTGCCGCAAGCAGTCGATGCAGCGGGCAACAACCACGCGTTCAGCATGCTCGAGCGTGACGTTGGCAACATGGCCTCATACTTCGGCCGTTTTGCGCCGGAGCTGAAGACGACCAAGTACGCCAAGGAAATGTGGGCGTTGTACGAAGCCGGCACCTTGCATCCGAACAGTGTGCTGACCGGTGAGTTCGACGATCCGGAGGACCTGGCCGATGTCGGCGGGGTGCTGCGCGAGATCGAAGCGGCGCGGCTGGACGAAGAGCGCAAGCAGGCGATTCGTGCGGCAGATGACGAGCCCAAGGGCAAGTCGGACGAGCCACCGCCTCCGCCATGGATGCAGTGA
- a CDS encoding MFS transporter, which translates to MTTPRNASLIITARLISDFGAFLNMVALATYVYLLSNSAMSVGIFLASRVGGGIFASLIGTRFYRRWSGRLPLIAFDLLRASVLGLLLIVPVSQQALLLPLIAFGLGFGNSMFAIGLNSQLPRLIEPSQLLKTNAWITSASSAAMVGGSLVSGLLVAGFGFETVFTLNALTYLLAALLIVPLRFDAPNHKAEPERGEWSALKQGLRSAPVIAAMLAVTMADTLGSAAHNVGFPIISKLLSPESASTTLGLMLAVWASGKLLGARIASRLKGSDNIHLERRFFFGVALMSCGFILMFQQHSLYGLLLFSLPAGLGDGFSEVGLMSRLQREPEHLRLPIFSFLTLLQMTGFGVGMLIAAPFYEWWTPGAVVMLFHGIPLGTLLTVKGLALRRGRVVRSSPTPVP; encoded by the coding sequence GTGACCACCCCCCGCAACGCCTCCCTGATCATCACCGCCCGACTGATCTCCGATTTCGGCGCTTTCCTCAACATGGTTGCGCTGGCCACGTACGTCTATCTGCTGAGCAACAGCGCCATGAGCGTCGGCATTTTCCTCGCCAGTCGCGTCGGCGGCGGGATTTTCGCCAGTCTGATCGGCACGCGGTTCTATCGGCGCTGGAGCGGGCGTTTGCCGCTGATTGCATTCGATCTGCTGCGTGCCAGCGTGCTTGGTCTGTTGCTGATCGTGCCGGTCAGTCAGCAAGCGCTGCTGTTGCCGCTGATTGCCTTCGGGCTGGGCTTTGGCAACTCAATGTTCGCCATCGGTCTCAACAGCCAGTTGCCCAGGTTGATCGAACCGTCGCAGTTGCTGAAAACAAACGCGTGGATTACTTCGGCCTCTTCGGCGGCGATGGTCGGCGGCAGTCTGGTCTCGGGGTTGCTGGTAGCGGGTTTTGGCTTCGAAACGGTGTTCACCCTGAACGCGCTGACCTATTTGCTGGCGGCGCTGTTGATTGTGCCGCTGCGTTTCGACGCTCCGAACCATAAAGCAGAGCCCGAGCGCGGCGAATGGTCGGCCCTCAAGCAAGGCCTGCGCAGTGCGCCAGTGATTGCCGCCATGCTCGCCGTGACGATGGCCGACACCTTGGGCAGCGCCGCGCACAACGTCGGTTTTCCGATCATCTCGAAACTGCTCTCGCCCGAGTCGGCGAGCACCACGTTGGGCCTGATGCTGGCGGTATGGGCCAGCGGCAAACTGCTCGGTGCACGGATCGCCAGCCGCCTGAAAGGCTCGGACAACATCCATCTCGAACGGCGGTTTTTCTTTGGCGTGGCGCTGATGTCCTGCGGTTTCATCCTGATGTTTCAGCAGCACAGTCTCTACGGATTGCTGTTGTTTTCCTTGCCGGCCGGGCTGGGTGACGGCTTCTCAGAAGTCGGCCTGATGTCGCGGCTGCAACGCGAACCGGAACACCTGCGCCTGCCGATTTTCAGTTTCCTGACGCTGCTGCAAATGACCGGATTCGGCGTCGGCATGTTGATCGCCGCGCCGTTCTACGAGTGGTGGACACCGGGGGCCGTGGTCATGCTGTTCCACGGCATTCCCCTCGGCACCTTGCTCACGGTGAAAGGGCTGGCGCTCAGGCGCGGGCGGGTTGTGCGCAGCAGCCCGACGCCAGTTCCTTGA
- the cueR gene encoding Cu(I)-responsive transcriptional regulator produces the protein MNIGQAARHSGLSAKMIRYYESIGLLKAAHRTDSGYRVYGDDDLHTLAFIKRSRDLGFSLEEVGKLLTLWQDRQRASADVKALARQHIDELNQKIRELGELRDTLQDLVEHCQGDHRPDCPILKELASGCCAQPARA, from the coding sequence ATGAACATCGGCCAAGCGGCCCGGCACAGTGGTCTGAGCGCGAAAATGATCCGCTACTACGAGTCGATCGGTTTGCTCAAAGCGGCCCATCGCACCGACAGCGGTTATCGGGTCTACGGCGATGATGACTTGCACACACTGGCTTTTATAAAGCGTTCGCGCGATCTCGGCTTTTCTCTCGAAGAAGTCGGCAAACTGCTGACGCTCTGGCAGGATCGCCAGCGGGCCAGCGCCGATGTGAAGGCGCTGGCGCGGCAGCACATCGACGAGTTGAACCAGAAGATCCGCGAACTCGGCGAGCTACGCGACACCTTGCAGGATCTGGTCGAGCATTGTCAGGGCGACCATCGCCCTGATTGCCCGATCCTCAAGGAACTGGCGTCGGGCTGCTGCGCACAACCCGCCCGCGCCTGA
- the cueA gene encoding copper resistance metal-translocating P1-type ATPase CueA, with translation MSESITFDLPIAGMTCASCAGRVERALSKVSGASAVSVNLATEQARVHAPGDSLPALMDAVERAGYSVPQHTLELKIDGMTCASCVGRVERALNKVIGVKSVSVNLANERAHLELLGQIDAQTLLDAVSKAGYSASVWQAENPPTDNQQQRLKHERWALICAIALALPLVLPMLLQPFGIHWMLPAWAQFALATPVQFIFGARFYVAAWKAVRAGAGNMDLLVALGTSAGYGLSLYEWATAAGRMPHLYFEASAVVIALVLLGKYLESRAKRQTASAIRALEALRPERAIQVIDGREQDVAISALRLDDQVLVKPGERFPVDGEVLEGQSHADEALISGESLPVPKQPGDKVTGGAINGEGRLLVRTTALGAESVLARIIRLVEDAQAAKAPIQKLVDKVSQVFVPTVLVLALATLIGWWLYGAPLETALINAVAVLVIACPCALGLATPTAIMAGTGVAARHGILIKDAEALERAHEVSSVVFDKTGTLTSGTPRIAHLSAVNGDENTLLKLAGALQRGSEHPLAKAVLDAAAERNLPVPDISDSQSLTGRGIAGTLDGRRLALGNRRMLEESGLSAGNLSESAKAWEAEGRTLSWLIEQSPELRVLGLFAFGDTLKPGALQAVQQLAARDIHSHLLTGDNRGSARVVAEALGIKNVHAEVLPADKAATVAELKKTGVVAMVGDGINDAPALAAADIGIAMGGGTDVAMHAAGITLMRGDPRLVPAALEISRKTYAKIRQNLFWAFVYNLIGIPLAAFGFLNPVLAGAAMALSSVSVVSNALLLKTWKPKDLEEHR, from the coding sequence ATGTCCGAATCCATCACTTTCGATCTGCCGATTGCCGGCATGACCTGCGCCAGTTGTGCCGGGCGTGTCGAGCGGGCCTTGAGCAAAGTCAGCGGCGCCAGTGCCGTCAGCGTCAACCTCGCCACCGAGCAGGCCCGCGTGCACGCGCCCGGCGACAGCTTGCCGGCGCTGATGGACGCCGTTGAGCGCGCCGGTTACAGCGTGCCGCAACATACCCTCGAATTGAAAATTGATGGCATGACCTGCGCCTCCTGCGTGGGTCGTGTCGAGCGCGCCCTGAACAAAGTCATCGGAGTGAAAAGCGTCAGCGTCAACCTCGCCAATGAACGCGCGCACCTCGAACTGCTCGGCCAGATCGACGCGCAAACCCTACTCGATGCCGTCAGCAAGGCCGGTTATTCAGCCAGCGTCTGGCAAGCCGAAAACCCACCCACCGATAACCAGCAACAGCGCCTGAAGCACGAGCGCTGGGCTTTGATCTGCGCGATCGCCCTCGCCCTGCCGCTAGTCTTGCCGATGTTGCTGCAACCGTTCGGCATTCACTGGATGCTGCCCGCCTGGGCGCAATTCGCCCTCGCCACGCCAGTGCAATTCATCTTCGGTGCACGGTTCTACGTGGCGGCGTGGAAAGCCGTGCGCGCCGGGGCCGGCAACATGGACTTGCTTGTCGCCCTCGGCACCAGCGCCGGTTATGGCTTGAGTCTTTATGAGTGGGCGACTGCCGCCGGGCGCATGCCACATCTGTATTTCGAAGCGTCGGCGGTGGTGATTGCCCTGGTGCTGCTCGGCAAATACCTCGAAAGCCGCGCCAAACGCCAGACCGCCAGTGCCATCCGCGCCCTTGAAGCCTTGCGGCCGGAACGGGCAATTCAGGTGATCGACGGCCGCGAACAGGACGTCGCCATCAGCGCCCTGCGCCTCGACGATCAAGTGCTGGTCAAACCCGGCGAGCGCTTCCCGGTCGACGGTGAAGTGCTGGAGGGCCAGAGCCACGCCGACGAAGCCTTGATCAGCGGCGAGAGTCTGCCGGTGCCGAAACAACCGGGGGACAAAGTCACCGGTGGTGCGATCAACGGTGAAGGTCGCTTGCTGGTGCGCACCACCGCACTCGGCGCGGAAAGCGTGCTGGCGCGGATCATTCGTCTGGTCGAAGACGCTCAAGCGGCGAAAGCACCGATCCAGAAACTGGTGGATAAAGTCAGCCAGGTGTTCGTGCCGACCGTGCTGGTCCTGGCCCTGGCAACGCTGATCGGTTGGTGGCTGTACGGCGCACCGCTGGAAACCGCGTTGATCAACGCCGTTGCGGTTCTGGTGATCGCTTGCCCTTGCGCCCTCGGTCTCGCCACGCCGACGGCGATCATGGCCGGCACTGGCGTGGCGGCGCGGCACGGCATTCTGATCAAGGACGCCGAAGCACTGGAACGCGCCCATGAAGTCAGCAGCGTGGTGTTCGACAAGACCGGCACGTTGACCTCCGGCACCCCGCGCATCGCGCATTTGAGTGCCGTCAATGGCGATGAAAATACGCTGCTGAAATTGGCCGGGGCCCTGCAACGCGGCAGCGAGCATCCGCTGGCCAAAGCGGTGCTGGACGCGGCCGCCGAGCGAAATCTGCCGGTGCCGGATATCAGCGACAGCCAGTCACTGACCGGTCGTGGCATCGCTGGCACGCTGGACGGTCGGCGTCTGGCCCTTGGCAATCGGCGGATGCTGGAAGAAAGCGGATTGAGTGCAGGCAACCTCAGCGAATCCGCCAAGGCCTGGGAAGCCGAAGGCCGAACCCTGTCGTGGCTGATCGAACAAAGCCCCGAGCTGCGCGTACTGGGTTTGTTCGCCTTCGGTGACACCTTGAAGCCGGGCGCACTGCAAGCCGTGCAACAACTCGCCGCACGCGATATCCACAGCCATTTACTGACCGGCGACAACCGCGGCAGTGCGCGCGTGGTGGCCGAGGCCCTTGGCATTAAAAACGTTCATGCCGAAGTTCTGCCGGCGGACAAAGCCGCCACCGTCGCCGAACTGAAGAAAACCGGCGTCGTCGCCATGGTCGGCGACGGCATCAACGATGCTCCGGCACTCGCTGCCGCCGACATCGGCATCGCCATGGGCGGCGGCACCGACGTCGCCATGCACGCAGCGGGCATCACGCTGATGCGCGGTGATCCACGGCTGGTGCCGGCGGCGCTGGAGATCAGCCGCAAGACCTACGCGAAGATTCGCCAGAATCTGTTCTGGGCCTTCGTCTACAACCTGATCGGCATTCCGCTGGCGGCGTTCGGCTTCCTCAACCCGGTGCTGGCCGGCGCGGCGATGGCGTTGTCGAGCGTCAGCGTAGTGAGCAATGCGCTACTGTTGAAAACCTGGAAACCCAAGGATCTGGAGGAGCACCGATGA
- a CDS encoding cation transporter — protein sequence MQVFNVEGMTCGHCVKAITNALQAKDPAASVRVDLAAKEVGVESALSAEQVIEVISEEGYAVKLA from the coding sequence ATGCAAGTGTTCAATGTTGAAGGCATGACCTGCGGTCACTGTGTCAAAGCCATCACCAACGCCTTACAGGCCAAGGATCCGGCGGCCAGTGTGCGCGTCGATCTGGCGGCCAAGGAAGTCGGCGTCGAAAGTGCGCTGAGTGCTGAGCAGGTCATCGAAGTCATCAGCGAAGAAGGCTACGCAGTGAAACTGGCCTGA
- a CDS encoding multidrug effflux MFS transporter → MNFRTILILGALTAFGPLAIDFYLPAFPSMALAFGTDEKHVQMTLAAYFLGLSMGQLLYGPVADRFGRRIPLLTGLALFTLASLACAYAPNLDWLIGARFVQALGGCAGMVIARAVVSDKCDAVGSAKVFSQLMLVMGLAPILAPMLGGLLVNTTGWQSIFLVLTGFSALAGLAVALGLPESMPAHMPRQPLSGALRQYGRLFKDKVFLGHALTGGIAVAGMFSYIAGSPFVFIKLYGVPAEHFGWLFGTNAAGFILVAQVNARLLAKRGPAFLLARAVWVYLLAGLTLLAVSALHTEALWPLLIPLFICIASLGCILPNAAACAMNGQGARAGSASALMGCLQFSVASGAASLVGILHDGSAMPMAMVISLCGLLVVCVAMLTRRLQNARALAQAAV, encoded by the coding sequence ATGAACTTCCGTACCATTCTGATTCTCGGTGCCTTGACTGCCTTCGGGCCGTTGGCCATCGACTTTTATCTGCCTGCCTTTCCGTCCATGGCGCTGGCGTTCGGCACCGACGAAAAACACGTGCAGATGACCCTGGCGGCGTATTTCCTCGGTTTGTCCATGGGGCAGCTGTTGTATGGCCCGGTCGCGGATCGCTTCGGGCGACGGATTCCTCTGCTCACCGGTCTGGCACTGTTCACGCTGGCCTCACTGGCCTGTGCCTATGCACCGAACCTGGACTGGCTGATCGGCGCACGCTTCGTGCAAGCGCTGGGCGGCTGTGCGGGCATGGTGATTGCGCGGGCGGTGGTCAGTGACAAATGCGATGCGGTGGGTTCGGCGAAAGTCTTCTCGCAGTTGATGCTGGTGATGGGCCTGGCACCGATTCTGGCACCGATGCTCGGCGGGCTGCTGGTCAACACCACAGGCTGGCAGTCGATCTTTCTGGTGCTGACCGGTTTCAGTGCGTTGGCGGGGCTCGCCGTTGCACTTGGCTTGCCGGAAAGCATGCCAGCGCATATGCCACGCCAACCATTGTCCGGCGCGTTGCGCCAATACGGGCGCTTGTTCAAGGATAAAGTCTTTCTTGGCCACGCCCTCACCGGCGGCATTGCCGTCGCCGGGATGTTTTCCTACATCGCCGGTTCACCTTTCGTCTTCATCAAACTCTATGGCGTGCCGGCCGAGCATTTCGGCTGGCTGTTCGGCACCAACGCGGCAGGTTTCATTCTGGTGGCGCAGGTCAATGCACGGCTGTTGGCCAAGCGCGGTCCGGCGTTTCTGCTGGCGCGTGCGGTGTGGGTGTATCTGTTGGCGGGGCTGACACTGCTGGCGGTCAGCGCGCTTCATACCGAAGCGTTGTGGCCGTTACTGATTCCGTTGTTCATCTGCATCGCCAGCCTCGGCTGCATCCTGCCCAACGCTGCGGCCTGCGCAATGAACGGCCAGGGGGCGCGGGCCGGCAGTGCGTCGGCGCTGATGGGCTGTCTGCAGTTCAGCGTGGCTTCCGGCGCTGCTTCGCTGGTGGGGATTCTGCACGACGGCAGCGCCATGCCGATGGCCATGGTCATCAGCCTGTGCGGTCTGCTGGTGGTATGCGTCGCGATGCTCACCCGGCGTTTGCAGAATGCCCGGGCGCTGGCGCAAGCGGCTGTCTGA
- a CDS encoding zinc-binding alcohol dehydrogenase family protein has translation MKAIAYYASLPISDADSLQDIELPEPVAGPRDLLVEVKAISVNPVDTKVRQNVAPEPGAAKVLGWDVAGVVKAVGSEVTLFKAGDKVFYAGSIARAGGNSELHVVDERIVGHMPKSLGFAEAAALPLTAITAWELLFERLQIREGQTDEGQSLLIVGAAGGVGSILTQLAKQLTGLKVIGTASRAQTRDWVSELGADLVIDHSQPLSEELKRAGLANVTHVASLTQTDQHLDQLVEALAPQGKLALIDDPKSLDVSKLKRKSLSLHWEFMYTRSLFETPDMIEQHHLLNRVAELIDAGTLKTTVGEHFGTINAANLRRAHELLESGKAKGKIVLESF, from the coding sequence ATGAAAGCCATTGCTTATTACGCTTCCCTGCCCATCAGCGACGCCGATTCCCTGCAAGACATCGAACTGCCGGAGCCGGTCGCCGGCCCGCGCGATCTGCTGGTGGAAGTCAAAGCCATCTCGGTCAATCCGGTCGACACCAAGGTGCGCCAGAACGTGGCGCCTGAACCGGGCGCAGCGAAGGTGCTGGGCTGGGACGTGGCCGGTGTGGTCAAAGCCGTCGGCAGCGAAGTGACGCTGTTCAAGGCTGGGGATAAAGTCTTTTACGCAGGTTCCATCGCCCGTGCTGGCGGCAACAGCGAACTGCACGTCGTCGATGAGCGAATCGTCGGCCATATGCCCAAGTCCCTCGGTTTCGCTGAAGCCGCCGCCCTGCCGCTGACCGCGATCACTGCGTGGGAGCTACTATTCGAACGCCTGCAAATCCGCGAAGGCCAGACCGACGAAGGTCAGAGCCTGCTGATCGTCGGCGCAGCCGGTGGTGTCGGCTCGATCCTCACCCAATTGGCAAAACAATTGACCGGTCTCAAGGTGATCGGCACAGCCTCCCGGGCGCAGACTCGCGACTGGGTCAGCGAACTGGGTGCGGATCTGGTGATCGATCACAGTCAGCCGCTGAGTGAAGAGCTGAAACGTGCGGGGCTCGCCAACGTAACCCACGTCGCCAGCCTGACCCAGACCGATCAGCATTTGGATCAACTGGTCGAAGCCCTGGCGCCACAAGGCAAACTGGCGCTGATCGACGATCCGAAGTCACTGGACGTGAGCAAGCTCAAGCGCAAGAGCCTGTCGCTGCATTGGGAATTCATGTACACCCGTTCGCTGTTCGAGACGCCAGACATGATCGAGCAGCACCATCTGCTCAACCGCGTGGCCGAGCTGATCGATGCCGGGACCTTGAAGACCACGGTCGGCGAGCATTTCGGCACGATTAATGCCGCCAACCTGCGCCGGGCGCACGAATTGCTCGAAAGCGGTAAAGCCAAAGGGAAAATTGTTTTAGAAAGTTTCTGA
- a CDS encoding putative quinol monooxygenase, translating into MSQPFTAIATLIAKPGQQDTLEHALRALVEPSRAEDGCSQYDLHRDLADPRVFYVIEHWASEAILQAHNASAHFQNFQATAGQCIEHFELKRLGSIA; encoded by the coding sequence ATGTCCCAGCCATTCACCGCCATTGCCACCCTGATCGCCAAACCCGGCCAACAGGACACTCTCGAACACGCGTTGCGCGCACTGGTTGAACCGAGCCGTGCCGAGGACGGTTGCAGTCAGTACGACTTGCACCGCGACCTGGCCGACCCACGGGTTTTCTACGTGATCGAACACTGGGCCAGTGAAGCGATTCTGCAAGCGCACAACGCCAGCGCACATTTTCAAAACTTCCAGGCCACTGCCGGGCAGTGCATCGAACACTTCGAATTGAAACGTCTGGGCAGCATCGCCTGA
- a CDS encoding LysR family transcriptional regulator produces MLRFDDLQLFVRAADLGSLSAAARVMDMSAAVASAALKRIEQQLGARLLARSTRSLRLTAEGEGFLEYARAALSQLDEGRRLLASGQDQVSGVLQLSAPSDFGRNLLLPWLDEFQREHPKLTVRLLLGDRIADLFRQPVDIALRYGEPEDSSLIALPIAPHNRRVLCASPAYLARHGEPRQLEQLAQHNCLLYMLGSRVHDHWSFHDGKREVGLTVSGDRFSDDADVVRLWALAGAGIAYKSWLDVGADVLAGRLKVLLPELQCERAPLNLLCAHRAQLSKPVNLLREMLASRCADLSSQFPVFPKVDH; encoded by the coding sequence ATGCTGCGTTTCGATGACTTGCAGTTATTTGTCCGGGCGGCGGATCTGGGCAGCCTGTCGGCGGCGGCGCGGGTGATGGACATGTCCGCTGCGGTGGCCAGTGCGGCGTTGAAACGCATAGAGCAGCAACTCGGCGCGCGTTTGCTGGCGCGTTCGACGCGCAGTCTGCGGCTGACCGCGGAAGGCGAAGGCTTCCTCGAATACGCCCGGGCGGCATTGAGTCAGCTGGACGAAGGCCGGCGCCTGCTGGCCAGTGGGCAGGATCAGGTCAGCGGGGTCTTGCAACTGTCGGCACCGTCGGATTTTGGCCGCAACCTGCTGTTGCCGTGGCTCGACGAGTTTCAGCGCGAGCACCCGAAGCTGACCGTGCGTCTGTTGCTCGGCGACCGCATTGCCGACCTGTTCCGCCAGCCGGTGGACATTGCCCTGCGCTATGGCGAGCCGGAAGACTCCAGCCTGATCGCCTTGCCCATCGCCCCGCACAACCGCCGTGTGCTTTGCGCCTCGCCAGCCTATCTGGCGCGGCACGGTGAGCCGCGCCAGCTCGAACAACTGGCGCAGCACAATTGCCTGTTGTACATGCTCGGCAGCCGGGTTCATGACCACTGGAGCTTTCACGACGGCAAGCGCGAAGTCGGCTTGACGGTCAGTGGCGACCGCTTCAGCGATGATGCCGACGTGGTGCGGCTGTGGGCGCTGGCCGGGGCGGGAATCGCCTACAAATCCTGGCTCGACGTCGGCGCCGATGTGCTCGCCGGACGCCTCAAAGTGCTGTTGCCAGAGCTGCAATGTGAGCGCGCTCCGCTGAATCTGTTGTGCGCCCATCGCGCACAATTGAGTAAGCCGGTGAACCTGTTAAGGGAAATGCTCGCCAGCCGATGCGCTGATTTGAGTAGTCAATTTCCCGTTTTCCCAAAAGTTGATCATTAG
- a CDS encoding helix-turn-helix transcriptional regulator: protein MEHAPCISQIATLLADPKRSAMMWALMDGSARQTEELALLAGLSPSSASAHLARLATGGLLKVEVRGRKRFFRLSAPEVGAAIEALASATIASAPREIAEVFKRTTPMAKPQSAPSSLLRARFCDDHLGGTLAADLYQRLLDAGWIEQLEQRVVVTHKGAKQLAGRGVFIQALAHRNVQVACACPDWSERRPHMGGSLGAALLQLFMQSGWLTLPNDSRALQLTAAGQRELHRFAKETELEMA, encoded by the coding sequence ATGGAACATGCACCTTGCATCAGCCAGATCGCCACGTTGCTGGCCGACCCCAAGCGCAGCGCGATGATGTGGGCGTTGATGGATGGCTCGGCGCGGCAGACCGAGGAGCTTGCGCTACTGGCAGGGCTGTCGCCGTCATCGGCCAGTGCGCATCTGGCACGGCTGGCCACCGGCGGTCTGTTGAAGGTCGAAGTCCGTGGTCGCAAACGGTTTTTCCGCCTCTCGGCGCCGGAGGTGGGGGCCGCGATAGAAGCACTGGCCAGCGCCACCATCGCCAGTGCTCCGCGGGAAATCGCCGAGGTGTTCAAGCGCACCACCCCCATGGCCAAACCTCAGTCGGCGCCGTCGTCGCTGTTGCGTGCACGCTTTTGCGATGACCACCTGGGGGGCACGCTGGCCGCCGATCTGTATCAGCGACTGCTCGACGCCGGCTGGATTGAACAGCTCGAACAGCGCGTAGTGGTGACCCACAAAGGTGCGAAGCAACTGGCCGGGCGCGGGGTGTTCATCCAGGCGCTGGCCCATCGCAACGTTCAAGTGGCCTGTGCATGCCCCGACTGGAGCGAGCGACGTCCGCACATGGGCGGCTCACTCGGCGCAGCGTTGTTGCAGTTATTCATGCAGTCCGGTTGGCTGACCCTGCCCAATGATTCACGAGCCCTGCAACTGACGGCCGCCGGCCAGCGCGAGCTGCATCGATTCGCCAAGGAAACCGAGCTGGAAATGGCGTAA